The following proteins are encoded in a genomic region of bacterium:
- a CDS encoding cupin domain-containing protein, with protein sequence MLKAGDVIENPIMGQRVLCCLTAHDTHGAFLQVEYFNKPFTGKGSVPAHFHPTMTERFEILTGVARYRLAKGEREAKRGDVLTFPPGVPHLHPWSVSAEELHVRQTTTPDQPNIAALDASQEAVVTLFGLARDGKVNKNGLPNLLQLAVLVRAMMPYTYLDGMPIAVQEVAFGSLAAIGRLFGYKPSYHAL encoded by the coding sequence ATGCTGAAGGCCGGCGACGTGATTGAAAACCCGATCATGGGACAGCGCGTCCTGTGCTGCCTGACCGCGCATGATACACATGGCGCGTTTCTACAAGTCGAGTATTTCAACAAACCCTTCACGGGGAAGGGTTCTGTGCCTGCTCACTTTCATCCCACCATGACGGAGCGATTTGAGATTTTGACCGGCGTGGCACGTTATCGCCTAGCCAAAGGCGAACGCGAAGCGAAACGAGGCGATGTGCTCACGTTTCCGCCGGGCGTGCCGCACCTGCATCCTTGGAGTGTCAGCGCCGAAGAGTTGCATGTGCGGCAGACGACGACCCCCGACCAGCCGAACATCGCGGCTCTGGATGCGTCACAAGAGGCCGTGGTCACGCTCTTTGGTTTAGCGCGCGACGGCAAGGTGAATAAGAATGGGTTGCCCAACCTGCTCCAACTCGCCGTTCTGGTGCGTGCGATGATGCCGTATACGTACCTGGACGGGATGCCCATTGCTGTGCAAGAAGTGGCGTTCGGGTCACTCGCCGCTATTGGGCGCTTGTTCGGCTACAAACCGAGCTATCACGCATTATAG